The following proteins are co-located in the Nocardioides piscis genome:
- a CDS encoding SAV_6107 family HEPN domain-containing protein has translation MSTTNPHLLPATTHSYLSLAAESLQEAITARDVPTRYACAHVAALRATAALLAARARPAPRRGRQKNAWVLLAEIAPELSEWARFFAAGAGKRAAAEAGSTRAVTEREADDLVRDSDRFLAVVESALGLVPHAGLDQRLSGQSGVA, from the coding sequence ATGTCGACGACCAATCCCCACCTGCTGCCAGCGACCACCCACTCCTACCTCTCCTTGGCGGCCGAGTCGCTCCAGGAGGCGATCACCGCACGCGACGTGCCCACCCGCTATGCCTGTGCCCATGTGGCAGCCCTGCGGGCCACGGCCGCTCTCCTCGCAGCCCGTGCCCGGCCAGCGCCGCGCCGGGGACGGCAGAAGAACGCCTGGGTGCTGCTGGCCGAGATCGCCCCCGAGCTCTCCGAGTGGGCCCGCTTCTTCGCCGCGGGAGCAGGCAAGCGGGCCGCCGCAGAGGCCGGCTCCACCCGGGCCGTCACCGAGCGGGAGGCCGACGACCTGGTCCGTGACTCAGACCGGTTCCTGGCCGTGGTCGAGTCGGCGCTGGGGCTGGTGCCCCACGCCGGTCTCGACCAGCGCCTGTCTGGACAGTCCGGTGTCGCCTGA